The Candidatus Kapaibacterium sp. genome includes a region encoding these proteins:
- the murB gene encoding UDP-N-acetylmuramate dehydrogenase, whose amino-acid sequence MIEYKNISLENLNTFAIDAIASSLLVIESESDLIDLYDSGFFESSGFIVLGGGSNIVFVDDIVQNPILKIEIKGLEIEDSSDSRTITAGAGENWHEFLEFCIRNESYGMENLALIPGTVGAAPIQNIGAYGVEQENCFLSLRAFDVKSGQFITFDKDDCKFAYRDSFFKRHKNQYIITSVSYQLSKEFEPNISYKDLSDRFDGVSLNKITPIELFEAICDIRRRKIPYPENIPNAGSFFKNPELNLEFYYLLKSNFPDIGGFINGDKVKVHAGKLIDLAGLKGHRMTNSNIGVSDKHALVLVNNGGGKGREIFELSEFIIDTVKSKFGIKLEREVNLV is encoded by the coding sequence ATGATTGAATACAAAAATATTTCCTTAGAAAATTTAAATACATTTGCTATTGATGCAATTGCTTCATCGTTGCTCGTTATCGAATCGGAAAGTGATTTGATTGACTTATACGATAGTGGATTTTTTGAATCATCCGGCTTCATTGTCCTGGGCGGTGGGTCTAATATTGTTTTTGTTGATGATATTGTCCAAAATCCGATTCTGAAAATTGAAATCAAAGGGCTGGAAATTGAAGATTCGTCAGATTCGAGAACGATTACGGCAGGTGCCGGTGAAAATTGGCACGAATTTCTTGAATTTTGTATCCGCAATGAATCTTACGGGATGGAAAATTTGGCACTTATTCCCGGAACTGTTGGAGCCGCACCAATCCAAAATATCGGTGCTTATGGCGTCGAACAAGAAAATTGTTTCCTCTCGCTGAGAGCATTCGATGTCAAATCGGGGCAATTCATCACTTTTGACAAGGATGATTGCAAATTTGCTTATCGTGATTCATTTTTTAAAAGACATAAAAATCAATATATCATAACATCAGTGTCGTATCAACTTTCTAAAGAATTTGAGCCAAATATTTCATACAAGGATTTGAGCGATAGATTTGATGGTGTTTCACTAAATAAAATTACTCCAATTGAATTATTTGAAGCAATTTGCGATATCCGCCGCAGAAAAATCCCATATCCCGAAAATATTCCGAATGCGGGCAGCTTCTTTAAGAATCCTGAATTGAATCTTGAATTCTATTATTTATTGAAATCTAATTTTCCCGATATTGGTGGATTCATAAATGGTGATAAAGTTAAAGTTCATGCAGGAAAGCTAATTGATTTAGCCGGACTGAAAGGGCACAGAATGACGAACTCTAATATTGGAGTATCGGATAAACATGCTCTGGTGCTTGTTAATAACGGCGGAGGAAAGGGTAGAGAAATATTTGAGTTATCCGAATTTATCATTGATACAGTCAAATCCAAATTTGGTATCAAGCTCGAACGAGAAGTAAATCTTGTTTAA